The Bacillus sp. NEB1478 genome contains the following window.
GATCGTATATTGAGGAATGAAATAAAGAGTATCAGGCAAAAAAACAATCCGATCTTTTATTATTACCTGCTCGAACAAAGGGCTTCCGTCTATAAACACATGTCCCTTATCTTGCGTTAATATTCCACTTACTGTTCTAAGAAGGGTTGTTTTCCCTGCTCCATTAGATCCGAGAAGTCCATAAATCGACCCTTTCTCAATTGTAAAATTTACTCCATTCAAAACCGTGTGCTGATCATAACGCTTATCTACGTTTGTCACTTTAATCATTCGGCTGCCCTCCCCCTAAATTCGATTCAATATCAGAAATAATGGTTTGCAATTCTTGAGGTGTAACGCCTAAGTACATCGCTTCTGTTAAAAGCCTGACTAGTTCTTTCTTTACCTTTTCAAGTTTTTCAGTATTTACAGAGTTCACAGTAGCATTTACAAAGCTGCCTTTTCCTTTAATCGAATAAATGTATCCTTGAGTTTCAAGTTCTCTGTATGCCTTTTGTATTGTATTTGGATTAATAGTAAGCTGCTGCGCCAGTGTTCTGACAGATGGCAGCTGTTCATCAACCTTCAGCACATCATTCATAATAAGCTCCTTTAATTTCTCTACGAGTTGTTCATAAATGGGCTTCCTGCTTCGAACGTCTAAATCAAACATCTATACACTCCCTTCGCAAAGATAGTTAATACTGTATTTACTGTATTATTATTATTAGTACAGTTTTGATTATATACCAAATGTGTATAAAATTGGAAGTTATTTCTCAAAGTTTGTTTTCGCATTCTTTGTTGCTCATAGAAGTGGTTGAATTCACGCTACAGAATGCTCGCTTCGCGGCGCGTGCGGTGAGCCTCCGTTGAAGTTGGATGAATCGAGAGCATGTGTGCGCCTGCGTCTACAAGTAAATACTGCCGATACGAGCTTACTCGTCAATGCCTTACTAGAAGGATACTCAGGTGGAAGGCACACTGATCCAGCAGGACAAGGAAAGTTTCATCAGCGTTACATCGCACGAAGAAAATGTGATTTTCATGAGTCTCGCAACTTGTACTACAATCAACTTGTCGATAAAGGCTTATTACGATAATGACTAAAAAGCAACAATCTTTTAGAAAACAACCTTTAAATAGAAAACCCTAAGAAATTTGGCTCGCATGTAAAAACTGACCATTCCATCAGGGGAATGGCCAGCCAATATTTCAAAGCAAATTTTTAAAATGGTTTACGACATACTTGGTGTAATTAAAATCAAATGGACGGCTGTTT
Protein-coding sequences here:
- a CDS encoding GntR family transcriptional regulator; amino-acid sequence: MFDLDVRSRKPIYEQLVEKLKELIMNDVLKVDEQLPSVRTLAQQLTINPNTIQKAYRELETQGYIYSIKGKGSFVNATVNSVNTEKLEKVKKELVRLLTEAMYLGVTPQELQTIISDIESNLGGGQPND